Proteins from one Fusobacterium periodonticum 1_1_41FAA genomic window:
- a CDS encoding methionine ABC transporter permease, producing MDISSLIEPLFENFENPIISMLAVSTVETLYMVLLSTLFSLLLGFPIGILLVITKEGGIYEMKKFNAILGVIINALRSFPFIILMIILFPLSRFVVGTTIGATAAVVPLSIGAAPFVARIVEGALLEVDPGLVEASQSMGASNSKIIFKVMLPECYPTLVHGIVVTIISLIGYSAMAGTIGAGGLGDLAIRFGYLRFKLDIMIYAIIIIIILVQIIQSVGNYIVNRRLKKIGK from the coding sequence ATGGATATTAGTTCTTTAATCGAACCTCTTTTTGAGAACTTTGAAAACCCCATTATAAGTATGCTAGCTGTTTCAACAGTTGAAACTCTATATATGGTTTTACTTTCAACTTTATTCTCATTACTTTTAGGTTTTCCAATAGGAATTTTACTTGTTATAACAAAAGAAGGTGGCATATATGAAATGAAAAAATTCAATGCTATCTTAGGAGTTATAATAAATGCTTTAAGATCTTTCCCTTTCATAATCTTGATGATAATTTTATTTCCTTTATCAAGATTTGTAGTTGGAACAACAATAGGAGCTACTGCAGCTGTTGTACCTTTATCGATAGGAGCTGCACCTTTTGTAGCTAGAATAGTTGAAGGAGCTTTACTTGAAGTAGATCCTGGACTTGTAGAAGCCAGTCAAAGTATGGGAGCTAGTAACTCAAAAATTATCTTTAAGGTTATGTTACCTGAATGTTATCCAACTTTAGTTCATGGTATTGTTGTAACAATAATCAGCTTGATTGGTTACTCTGCAATGGCAGGAACAATAGGGGCTGGAGGACTTGGAGACTTAGCTATAAGATTTGGTTATTTAAGATTTAAGTTAGACATAATGATTTATGCAATAATTATAATTATCATCTTGGTTCAAATTATACAATCAGTTGGTAATTACATTGTAAATAGAAGACTAAAAAAAATAGGAAAATAA
- a CDS encoding MetQ/NlpA family ABC transporter substrate-binding protein → MKFTKLIGNVGAFLLLSVGALAGTIKVGATPVPHAEILELIKPDLKKQGVELKIVEFTDYVTPNLALADKEIDANFFQHKPYLDKFVEERKLNLVSIGNVHVEPLGLYSKKIKSINDLKKGDTIAIPNDPSNGGRALILLHNKGVITLKDPKNLFATEFDIVKNPKKIKFKPTEVAQLPRILPDVTAAVINGNYALQANLSPAKDSIILEGKESPYANILVVRKGDEKKEDIQKLLKALRSQKVKDYINKKYSDGSVVPAF, encoded by the coding sequence ATGAAATTTACAAAATTAATCGGAAATGTAGGAGCGTTTTTATTATTATCTGTGGGAGCATTAGCTGGAACAATCAAAGTAGGAGCAACACCTGTTCCTCATGCTGAAATATTAGAGTTGATTAAACCTGATTTAAAGAAACAAGGAGTTGAATTAAAGATAGTTGAATTTACAGACTATGTAACACCTAACTTAGCATTAGCTGATAAAGAAATAGATGCTAACTTCTTTCAACACAAGCCTTATCTTGATAAGTTCGTTGAAGAAAGAAAATTAAATCTAGTTTCAATTGGAAATGTCCATGTTGAACCACTTGGATTATATTCTAAAAAAATTAAATCAATCAATGATTTAAAGAAAGGTGATACTATAGCAATACCAAATGACCCATCAAATGGAGGAAGAGCATTAATCTTATTACACAATAAAGGAGTAATCACTCTAAAAGATCCTAAAAACTTATTTGCAACTGAATTTGATATAGTTAAAAACCCTAAAAAAATCAAATTTAAACCAACTGAAGTTGCACAATTACCAAGAATTTTACCTGATGTAACTGCTGCTGTCATAAATGGAAACTATGCTTTACAAGCTAACTTATCACCAGCTAAAGATTCTATAATTTTAGAAGGTAAAGAATCTCCATATGCAAACATACTAGTTGTTCGTAAAGGTGATGAAAAGAAAGAAGATATACAAAAATTACTAAAAGCTCTTCGTAGCCAAAAAGTAAAAGACTATATCAATAAAAAATATAGTGATGGTTCAGTTGTACCTGCATTCTAA